Within the Bacillus sp. FSL K6-3431 genome, the region TGCTGCTCATAATTTATCAGCTTTAGAGAGAGATATAAACATGACGAGAGATGGTTTAGATTTTTATACAATAGATACGCATTATAAAAAGAGCATTTTAATTTCATCACGAAACAAAGTGAATATTGTAGAAGGAATGAGTGTTGCCTTTATAAATCCAACTTTGTTTGATTTAACAGTTTACTTATATACTGATGGAGAAACCGAGTTAATGAGAAGGTCTATTCGTGATGTTTCTGAAAGAGGAACAGATATTAATTATTTAAGAAAATCTCATGAAGAGCGTAGAATTCAATATGATTTATTTATGCATCCTTATCACCGAAATTTTGATATTATTTTGAAAAATTCCAATGAAGAGTATTTTCTAGAAAAAGGTAATCTTAATTAAAATATGAAATATGGTACTTAAAGTACGTGTGCTTTACTTCAATAAGGAGTAAAGCATTTTTCTTATTCAAGTAACCGGCAGTTTAGTTGAGAAGGAACTCTTCATATCTGGTAATATAAGGTTTTCAACAATGCAAAGGAGCATACTTAAATGTCGATAATAACAATTGTAAAAGCAGCGATTTCCGATGCTGAAAAATTAACAGAAATAATAAAAAGGACCTTTGATAAAGAAGCGAAAAAGTGGCTTCAAAATCAAGATAATATAATAGATTATAATATTCAGCCTCCAGGATATTCTTCGATTGAAATGACTAAATATATGATTGAAGAATTAAAATGTTTTAAAGTAATACAGAATGAAGAAATTGTTGGTGGAATTATAGTAACGATAACTGGTAAGTCTTTTGGAAGAATAGACCGAATTTTCGTTGATCCTATACACCAGGGTAAAGGAATTGGTTCATGTGTAATACATTTGATAGAGGAAGAGTTCCCAAATGTAAGGACTTGGGACCTTGAGACATCCAGCAGACAAATTAACAATCATTATTTCTATGAAAAGATGGGTTATAGAACTACCTATGAAACTGAGGATGATTATTGTTATATAAAAAGAATAGAGACTTCATCAGGAAAAGAAAACGTAGTAGAAAATAAAAATATTTCAAATGTGCAATATGAGAATTGTGATATGGCAAAGTCGGAGTTCTATCAAGTAAATTTGGAAGGAAGTTCATTCAGTAACAATAATTTGAAGAGTAGTCATATCAACAATTGTAATTTTAGCCACTCGAAGTTCCACAATATAAATCTTAGAAATTCGCTTTATGCCGATTTAAATCTTTCTTATAGCAAGGTGATGCTGGTCACTTTAGGAGGGGTTCGTTTCATAGATACGAATCTTGGAGATGACAAGAAACCAATATCATTTGAAAGATGTGACCTTGAAGGGAGTAAAATTAGTAACAGTAATCTTAGAAATGCAGAGATACAAAATTGTGACTTGACTGGTATGAAAATAGATAATATTCCAATAGAAGATCTTCTTGAAGTGTATTATCAAGTGAATAAGAAATAAGAAGTCATTATTTTCTTATTGTACTAACAGGCTGTACTTGAAGAAGGGTTTTTCTTTAAATATACCAAATATATTATTTAAATTTAATTTTATAGGGAGATATCAAATAGAAATTAGAAAAGCTACTTCAAATGATATAAATGAATTAGCATCATTAATGGAACAACTTGCTTATCAAACCTCTATAGAGCAAATGAAGATTAGGTTTAATAATATTGAAGCTACTCCCAACCACTATACTTTAGTTGCTTGCTAAGAAGGAAAAGTTGTGGGGATGATTGGTTTTCATACTGGAGTCCTTTATAACAAAGATGGTATTTATGCTCGTGTAATTGCTTTTGTAGTGGATTCTAACTATCGAAATAAGGGAATTGGAAGGCTTTTATTAACTGAAGCTGAAAAATGTGCAAAAAAACTAGGAGCTGAGGGAATTGGGTTAAATAGTGGAAATCGTTCGGAGCGGGACAATGCACACCAATTTTATAAGCATATGGGGTATATAGCAAAAAGCACAGGATTTGCAAAGAGCCTTTTTAACGCACCTATTTATTGAAGTTATTGTACCAACATGCATTTAGCCGAGGAACGATTTCAGAAAAAAATGAATTATTTGTTATGTGATTATACATAACTTAAGGAGGAATGATTACCATTACTCAAAGGTATAGATCTTCTTCACTTTGTATCATTTGGAAAGCTGATTCAATATTGTTGGAACAATTTCCCGAAGAGGACGGAGTTATTACCTTCCGCCCAGTTGGAGGAACCATTGAATATGGTGAGGACAGCAAATCTGCTGTGATTCGTGTAGTAAAGAAGGAAATAAATCAAGATATTATTGACTCGAAACAATTAGGTATCATCGAAAACATATTCCCTAGTTATGGGGAAGTGGGCCACGAGTTTGATTTTATTTATGAAGCCAAGTTCCTCTATAACAATGTCTATGAACAAGATGTTATTCAGGGTGTTGAAGGAGAAAAAAATACCTAGCAGTTTGGCAGAGATTATCCGATTTTAAGGACAATCCTAAAATTAGGCTTGTCCCAGACGGATTATATGAGATGGATGTTAACAAACGAAGGAACATCAGAATGCATAGACAATATAAAACATATAAATACCAAAGATATATTACAGTTTTAGACGGTAAGAAATGCGGTCTTTCTTCAAAGGGACAGGCTAGTTCAATAAAGTTTCGGAGGGGACAAAATGAAGGATTCATTTGAACAAAATATTATAGAAGCCTACAACAATAAAGCAATTGAAAGAAATTCATCTAATTTGCAAGACTGGAAGGCTAAAGAACGAGAATTTTTTGGGGATAATATAAAAAAAGAAAAATTCAGTAGTTTATTGGAAATTGGAGCAGGAACAGGGAAGGACAGTCTGTATTTTAAAGAACAAGGTTTAAATACTTTTAGTACCGATATTTCACCTGAAATGGTCAAGTTGTGTAAGGAAAAGGGGGTAAATGCTAAAGTGATGAACTTTAGCAATCTTGATTTCCCCGATAATCACTTTGATTCTATTTGGGCACTTAATTGTCTACTTCATGTTTCTAAAGAAGACATAAAAAGTGTTCTAAATGAAATCAAAAGGGTTTTAAAACCATCTGGTTTATTTTATATGGGTGTTTATGGCGGAGAAAATTACGAGGGGATTTGGGAGGAAGATTCTTATATACCAAAGAGATTTTTTTCCTTTTATGAAGATGAATCCATAAAACAATTACTGTCGGAATTTTTTTCAATTAGGTATTTTAATGTAGTATCAAAAGATATAGTTGGTGGAAACTTCCACTTTCAATCCATAATTTTGAGAAAATAACTTTATCATTACTACTACAATTAGATATCTTGTGAAAATATGCACTTAAAGTAACGGGTGCGATATTTCAATAAACAAAAAAACGCTTTTTCTTATTCAACTATCGTGCATTTAGTTTAAGGAGGAATTTGAAGCTTTTACGTAGAATTGATAATAGCAAAAAAATACAAAGGAATTTTTCACGTACATATTGATGATTTTAAAGGGGATTTTTATGGATTACAAAATTGTATTTT harbors:
- a CDS encoding phosphoribulokinase — encoded protein: MDKVLLEIANLISSKDKKITVGISGHGASGKTTFANNLLKLLGNNDVNYINTDPYIIGSNIRKYTDLDYEYNNKIHHYKMTACHPAAHNLSALERDINMTRDGLDFYTIDTHYKKSILISSRNKVNIVEGMSVAFINPTLFDLTVYLYTDGETELMRRSIRDVSERGTDINYLRKSHEERRIQYDLFMHPYHRNFDIILKNSNEEYFLEKGNLN
- a CDS encoding GNAT family N-acetyltransferase, whose product is MSIITIVKAAISDAEKLTEIIKRTFDKEAKKWLQNQDNIIDYNIQPPGYSSIEMTKYMIEELKCFKVIQNEEIVGGIIVTITGKSFGRIDRIFVDPIHQGKGIGSCVIHLIEEEFPNVRTWDLETSSRQINNHYFYEKMGYRTTYETEDDYCYIKRIETSSGKENVVENKNISNVQYENCDMAKSEFYQVNLEGSSFSNNNLKSSHINNCNFSHSKFHNINLRNSLYADLNLSYSKVMLVTLGGVRFIDTNLGDDKKPISFERCDLEGSKISNSNLRNAEIQNCDLTGMKIDNIPIEDLLEVYYQVNKK
- a CDS encoding GNAT family N-acetyltransferase gives rise to the protein MGMIGFHTGVLYNKDGIYARVIAFVVDSNYRNKGIGRLLLTEAEKCAKKLGAEGIGLNSGNRSERDNAHQFYKHMGYIAKSTGFAKSLFNAPIY
- a CDS encoding NUDIX domain-containing protein; translated protein: MITITQRYRSSSLCIIWKADSILLEQFPEEDGVITFRPVGGTIEYGEDSKSAVIRVVKKEINQDIIDSKQLGIIENIFPSYGEVGHEFDFIYEAKFLYNNVYEQDVIQGVEGEKNT
- a CDS encoding class I SAM-dependent methyltransferase, with the translated sequence MKDSFEQNIIEAYNNKAIERNSSNLQDWKAKEREFFGDNIKKEKFSSLLEIGAGTGKDSLYFKEQGLNTFSTDISPEMVKLCKEKGVNAKVMNFSNLDFPDNHFDSIWALNCLLHVSKEDIKSVLNEIKRVLKPSGLFYMGVYGGENYEGIWEEDSYIPKRFFSFYEDESIKQLLSEFFSIRYFNVVSKDIVGGNFHFQSIILRK